In Acanthochromis polyacanthus isolate Apoly-LR-REF ecotype Palm Island chromosome 9, KAUST_Apoly_ChrSc, whole genome shotgun sequence, the DNA window ctttttggtaaggcacatcaactctatgttcatagactcaaaaaccaagcatacgaagaaaagaacactgtccctacggtgaaacatggaggaggctcagtaatgttttggggctgctttgctgcatctggcacagggtgtcttgaaagtgtgcaaggtacgatgaaatctgaagactatcaaggcattctggagagaaatgtgctgcctagtgtcagaaagcttggtctcagtcgcaggtcatgggtcttccaacaggacaaccatccaaaacgcacagccaaaaacacccaagaatggctgagagaaaagcgttggactattctaaagtggccttctatgagcccagatctgaatcccattgaacatatgtggaaggagctgaaacatgccatttggagaagacacccatcaaacctgagacaactggagctgtttgctcatgaggagtgggccaaaatacctgttgacagctgcagaacgctcattgacaaatacagaaatcgtttaattgcagtgattgcctcaaaaggttgtgcaacaaaatattaagttatgggtaccatcatttttgtccagccctatttcattagtttgttttttttaaataattatgttaatcaacaattcaaaagtgatggctgattttgattatttaattttcaataaatttttatttattgttacttttgtgagtttcaagtgatttcagtgagaattgtgggtttttccttctttaactgaggggtatcaacaattttgtccacgtgtgtatataataCATAACTAATAAGTGCTTAAAGAGGTCCATGATATACTGGCTTCTTGactaattttgaaaaatgagctTACTGTTTTGCATATGATGGCTCAAACAATGGCATGTCGCTTGCATGTTTTGAAGTGAAAGACAATTAGACTGAGAATTGACAATCAGTTTGGCTCAACAGGACCATTTCAGTTGGGAATTGTGCTTAATGTGGGTTAAATGTGCCAAAATCAGGTTCTATGTACTAAATCATTTGCAAACATGTTCTCAGACATTGAAAGGTGTACTGAATATGGGTTAAATGTGCTAAAGGCAGGCTATATGTACTCAGTCATTTGCAAACACGTTCTGAGACATTGAAACATGTACTAAATCATTTGCAATttgatgaaatgaatgaaaaatgcaatTCCATTTTGACCAATTGCAAGCTGGTTTGGAGaaattttgtcaccattttgaaaatgtcatctcCGTTTCAGGAAATGAGCCAAAacaatggagaaaaactgtaataacagATGAGGAAAGAGACATATTGTGTAACTGCAGCAGAATATTCAGATGATTGAAATATCTGAAGAACAATAAACATATCGAAAGGATATGATGAATTATCAGAGATGTAAAAATGCTGAATTTCTCATTTCGGGTccctggaaacaaacaaaaagattgGATTATTAGTGTATTTAAATTGTTTATATTGtagcaaaaatatattttaacagtCCAGTTAGACACAATCAAACTGCAGTCAAATTCGccaaaataaacctttaaaaaaaacacaaaacaaaataaaaataaaagtgggATATTTTGATTGAAAAAATTAAGCTAGCAGGTAGGGAAAACTCATATGCTCCTTCCCTTGAACACCTCCTCGTTTattcaaataattatttttattaatagtaTTTTTATGCAGagaaaatggcaagaaaatcagacacattttcattttgaaccaaAAGAAATTTACACATCCAACTACTTGTcttactttattttaaattctaGTTTATATCCAAACTATTGCAAAACTATCAAATATGTCTGACTGAATGTTTCGCTTATTATGTAGcataaattaatcaaatgtcaaacactgaaaataaatctaTAGAATTATTTCAAAgtgtttgacatgttttcaaACTGAAAGTATTATTGAAATTTGATGAGAGTTGAGGAGCTGTGTggatttgtagttttctgttttgctccCAACAACAGATAACAGTCTGTGTCACTAAACTGACCACCaacctgaatgtgtttgtgggaacatgaatgttttgagtctttgtgcATGATGTGAAGCAGATTTAGTGGATCTGCCGTCAGCTTTAAATCCAGAGCATGAAAGCACACAGCAGCTTGAGctgagctgtcagtcagcagcagcagccttatCTGTGGGCCGCTAACAGGGGCTGATGGGAGCTTTGAGGAGCTGTTAGAAAGCACGTGGCctgctctgctctcacagcTCGTCCTTGTTTGGCCTCAGCTGCATCACAGCTCCACTTGTGCTCAGCTTCTCCAGAGGAAACACCACTGCACAAGATGCTTCTCctcccagctgctgctctgtgctgtcTGTGTTCAGGTGAGTGTTTCCAGCCAATCAGGAGGCCAAAAAGTCCACCTGGAACAAACGCTGTCACACTGACCTTCATctacctgtgtgtgtctctgcagcgctggttgccatggcagcaCAGCTGATTCAGGACGATGTGACTTTGACCAGGAGAGTCGGTCAACCAGCCTCCTTCAGCTGTCGACAAACTGATCAGTGTGATGGCAATTATGTATTCTGGTACcagaagacagaaacagaaacattcagaGCGATTCTTGATATTGATAGGCGGGATGGTAAATTAGATTATCGTTACAATCATCCTGAGAAAGAACATTTCTCAGCTGAGAATAAACAGAACGGCTGTGAGTTGCAAATTAAAGAAGTTAAACTTGAACATTCAGCCACCTACTACTGCAGCTGTGTGAAGAGAGACTCCCACAGTGATGGATTGTGGCTGCAGCctgtacaaaaacctccagATCAACAAACAGTGTTTGTGACACGAAGACAGCAGTAAACTACAGCCCAGGATCACAGAGTTCAGAGAACTACAGTCCACTGTTACACCATCACTTcatcatttattcatatttgtatattttcatcTCTAGAAGCATCTTTGAGAACTGAAAGATGTGCTACAGTGTGTAGATCTGAGCAAAcattcagcagcaggtttttgtACGACCATTTTTCACTGTGGGAGGATACGGGTACCTCATCTTTGGCTCTGGAACTAAACTGTATGTAACAGGTAAGAAGAaagatttcttttcttctgctgttttattgtgaagctgaaaatgtgtttcaagtcactttgtgctgtttcagGCTTTCCATGTTAGTTTTTCCATCATTAGTGGAGGATTCATCTGCAGCCACTGTTCCATCAGAAAAgctcaataatgtgtgaaaacatgttgaaatgtgactgaacaactaaagttattctttatttctgcaAATATCAGTGAGCTTacaaatattcagtgttttatttctttagtcTTTGATTCTGTGGCGTCTCTTGGTTTgtgaacagaagaagaaaagtgatGTTAAACACAATTTAATATTTAGGAATAAATGTCTCTGGATTGTGGAGAATCATTAATAAGTATTCTCAGTTTAGTCCttgataattatttttcatttgatggaatgtgtgttttatctgaTCATGTGTCAATacataaaaaagacatgaaatataataaatattttaatgaatattATTGTTATGAAATATAGAATAGTACACgacaaacatattttatttattttttatttcgaTTAGATCTTATACTTGTTATTTTATTtcgtttttatttgtgtgtaaagATGTAAATTGTGAGAAATGATGAAGTTAAAAAGGTATTACATCAGATACATACAACATCTCTATGTTTTTAATGGAAACTGGTATTTTAATAAattgtataaatatataaaatacaaaagatgctaaacagAACTTTTCATAAATAATGAATGTAGTAGGTGGTAAATATTTAATATCAGATAGAAAtgaaaatcaaacctaaaatgATTTGATATTCTATCAGTtatgtttctgttctgttctctaaCATGTGAATTGATGCTGACAGAATAATATTTAATCTGATCTAATCTGTGattctttattcatatttgacatttctgtgtctttttactGCTTTCAACTTGTCAGaaacttgttttaaaaattcatatttaaaaatgtattttatattaatGTTGTAAAGATCAATTTATGATTTCATCTTTACCTGTTTATGACAGTAGTTGAAAGAAAGTTTaactgattatttaattttgtcattCTGCTGAAAAATgagcatttgtaaaaaaaaaaaaatcagtgatgtTTATTGTTTATATGATGATTTATCTTTAATTAGAAAATACTTTCATACACGATGAAAACAGACACTGAATATGAAAATTGAACAAACCGAATTGAAGCAAAATTtctggattattattattattattattactattattattattattattattattattattatttacatatCATAGAGAACACTTGAATGGCAACCAGTAAAGTTTGGTGTAAATAAAAGTTACATGaagacaaaatgtaaatgaagctCAACAtagttttaaatatattaaagtaAATACACTTTGGAAAATCACATTGTACCTTCTTGTACTTTTATAATGCTCTATTTTATTGTGAATactatctacctatctatctatctatctatctatctatctatctatctatctatctatctatctatctatctatctatctatctatctatctatctgtctatctatctatctatctatctatctatctatctatctatctatctatctatctatctatctatcagatGAGCAGGTAGTGAAGCCCGTGGTGAGCGTGTACCCAGCAGCATCCAGAGTCCACCTGGAGGGGAACAGCTCCCTGCTGTGTCTGGCCTCAGCCATGTTTCCTCCTCTGGTCCGCTTCTCCTGGAAAAGACAGAAGGAGGACGGCCAGCTGGAGGATGTGGACCCTGCTGAGGGAGAGCAGCTGGAGATCAGAGAGCCGGGACGCAgcgcctccatcttgctgatccatcagcaacaggacagcacaTATAAATACAGCTGCTACGTCCAGCACGAGGGGGGACCAGTGGAGGCCCAGACACAACAAGGTGATGAAGGCTGGATGACTGTGTTCAGCACTGATTCAGCTTCATGTGGAGACGCTGTCAAAAACCACTCATGTTTCTCACTGCACATACAAACATTTCCCTCCTTCTCTGTTTCAGAGCTTCCAGCTCCAGCAGCCTCCTGTCCTCCAGAGAGAGAGCCAGCAGACCTGCCAGCTCTGCAGCAAGCTCACTGTaagatc includes these proteins:
- the LOC127535362 gene encoding immunoglobulin lambda-1 light chain-like, yielding MLLLPAAALCCLCSALVAMAAQLIQDDVTLTRRVGQPASFSCRQTDQCDGNYVFWYQKTETETFRAILDIDRRDGKLDYRYNHPEKEHFSAENKQNGCELQIKEVKLEHSATYYCSCVKSGYLIFGSGTKLYVTDEQVVKPVVSVYPAASRVHLEGNSSLLCLASAMFPPLVRFSWKRQKEDGQLEDVDPAEGEQLEIREPGRSASILLIHQQQDSTYKYSCYVQHEGGPVEAQTQQELPAPAASCPPEREPADLPALQQAHSSFQVNLLCLLSTVLIVKSLVFCCGLSLLMILTNKGPSTNCTHAD